Genomic DNA from Gemmatimonadota bacterium:
AGGCAATCGCGACTATGCGGGTCTGCTCATTGTGGAACGTCTGCTGGAAAAGCCTTCAAATTCCCTGGGTGCTTCACTGGTCGATTCTCGGCTCGCAAAATCTTTCAGCGTCTCAGTAGGCAGCTTTAAGGGATTCGGCTTGATGACTTGCCAGGCAGAACTGCCCCATAATACATCCCGAAATACGATCCAGGACATGATCCATGTGGCATTGGTAAATCTGAAAACCATTTCTGATGCAGAATTCAATGCCGCCCGAAACCAGAAGTTGTCCAGCCTGTATTCCGCATTTTACAACCGCTCAAGCATGGCGACTTCATTTGGCGGCGCATTTGCCCACGCCGATGATCCCTTGCTATATCCAAAATTGATACAAGATCTTAAATCCATCCGCGCAGAAGATATTCCGCGCATCATCGATCAATATCTGAAAGATGACAATTCAATCACCCACTCCCTCACAGAGATAGAAAAAAAAGAACTGCCTCCGAAAAAGCCCCGAACCTTTGGATACTATTCAGGTATAGTATTGGCATTGGTCGGTATTCTAACGCTGTTGGGCGGTATTGTCGCACTATTTGTATGGAAAATAAAAAAATGGCAGAGAAAGGCCAGGATCAGGATGACTTTCTCCACTTCTCAAAAGGTGACACTCAATGAAACGATTTTTAGCCCTGATATTTAGCTTTGTTCTACTTGGCACCCTATCTGCGTTTGCCGAGATCCCTAACCACCACATCTTTTATCGCATCGACAAACGCGCCCCCCTCACCAGAATTGAAATTGTCTTTCTCGGCGCGGGAAGTGGTGCGGAACACCCTTCGCAGATTGGCCTTGCAAAAACAGTCGAAAAATTGATTTGGGAAATAGCAAAAAAACAGGGGCACCTGGATCAACTCGAAGCATTGGGCACCCATCTGAATATCACGACCAGCACTGAATACCAGACCATCTCCATTTATGGCTTATCCGAGCACAGTGGCAAAGCAATAGAAATAGTCCGCGACCTGATATATAATCTCGCGTTTACAGAGTATGATCTGAAATATGTAAAAGCACAACTAAGTGCCGATTACAAAAATGAGATCAAAAGATCAAACTATAGGCTGATGAAAAATCTGGCACTGTCACAAACCCTTGGCATCATGAAAATGCGCTCATTAAAAACGCTGAATGATCTCTCATTGGACGACGTCAGACAATACGCGGATCAACTCCTGAAAACAGACGTGGTATTCTTTAAGGTCATTTCAGACCGCGATTCCACTGAAATTGCCAACGCACTGCGTCCATTAACAGAAGAAAGGAAGATGCGCGGGCAGGCGGGCGGCTTTGTACATTCATTGAATTTACCATCAACAAATGCCAAAGTTGGTCCCACGGCTTTTATTTTTCAAAATTATTCACACTTAAAAAATGTATTCTGTCGTTGGCTGATTCCCTCCGGCCGAACGGGTGAAGAAAATTATATTCCAAACATGATATCGGACACGCTTGGCCGATATCCTGAGTCCAGATTGCTCTATAAATATTTCAGAGGAGAATTGAAATTGGTCTATGGGACTTCTACTCGGTATCTATCCGAACAAAATGCCCGATATATCGAAATCTATGCCGATCCCCAACTCCATAATAGCGAAGAATTGATCACAAAAATGTACGACTTCATCCAAAACCTGCCCGACAACCCTCGCTTTTGGGAAACACTCAAAGAACACCGTGAAACTGACGATATATCTTTTGTCCACGACAGAACACCACAGCAAAGCCTCAACCGCGAGGTAAACAGAGCCATTTACAAATCACCGCGCCGCAAAGGCGGATTTGATGCCGTTACCGACGATGAAGTCCGCGCCTTTCTCGAAAAATACTTTGTGCCGCAGAATATGATCATGATCTTCGTCGGCCCCAGGGATCACATTACCGAAATCCTGAACACCCATTTGCCCGAAGTCGATATTCGCGTTCACAATACCAAAGAACTGATCGAATAAAAAAGCCCACTCGCTCCCCAGCAGGTGGGCTTTTCTTTCTTACTTCACACTTCCTACTTCACACTTCCTAATACCCATTCTCCAAAAACCCATTCAAATCCTCCAACCCCATCCCCTCAATCCCCAACTCGCGCACGCTGCGCCCTGAAGTCCACCCATCAAAACCCATCACCACAGATGCAATATCCACCAGCCCGCGCATCAACGGCGCCTCCACCCCGTATTGCGCGCCCACATCGTGCCAGGCTGAAAGACCGTAGGGAATATCCTCCGTGAGCCATCGGCTCTCCAGCGATCCCGGTGCCTTGAGTTGCGTCAGCATCCGGCTGCCATTAATCGCGGCCCACAAATCCCCCTTCGGACCAAAACCCGCCCGATAAAACGCCTCATCAGCCGCCACCAGATCATACCCCAAAGCCTTTGCAATCGCTCTGCGCTCGGCATCCACAGCCATAATCGTCTTCGCCACAGACGGGGAAACCCCCTCCTCGTAAAAATAGAACTCCCCGTGAGAATACTCAATCCGCCCCGCATTCATCAACACACCCGCGGGATGCACAACCGGATTCATCGCAGACAAACCACACGCCATCACCGTCGGATACGTCTGAATCCCCGGAAAAAAAGGCGATAAACGCTCGCGCACACGCT
This window encodes:
- a CDS encoding insulinase family protein, whose amino-acid sequence is MKRFLALIFSFVLLGTLSAFAEIPNHHIFYRIDKRAPLTRIEIVFLGAGSGAEHPSQIGLAKTVEKLIWEIAKKQGHLDQLEALGTHLNITTSTEYQTISIYGLSEHSGKAIEIVRDLIYNLAFTEYDLKYVKAQLSADYKNEIKRSNYRLMKNLALSQTLGIMKMRSLKTLNDLSLDDVRQYADQLLKTDVVFFKVISDRDSTEIANALRPLTEERKMRGQAGGFVHSLNLPSTNAKVGPTAFIFQNYSHLKNVFCRWLIPSGRTGEENYIPNMISDTLGRYPESRLLYKYFRGELKLVYGTSTRYLSEQNARYIEIYADPQLHNSEELITKMYDFIQNLPDNPRFWETLKEHRETDDISFVHDRTPQQSLNREVNRAIYKSPRRKGGFDAVTDDEVRAFLEKYFVPQNMIMIFVGPRDHITEILNTHLPEVDIRVHNTKELIE
- a CDS encoding NAD/NADP octopine/nopaline dehydrogenase family protein — translated: MSEHITILGGGNTAFAAAANLTLKGFGVTLCELPDFREMLDPVRDSGVIHLEGVEETGAAKVHSLTTDIEAALNASDLILVIVPAYAHKPFALACAPYLGPEHTVVLMPGTLGTLEWATLLWERGVAGVALAEVDTAPYVCRKTAPDTATIWGTVTGLGLGVLPATETERVRERLSPFFPGIQTYPTVMACGLSAMNPVVHPAGVLMNAGRIEYSHGEFYFYEEGVSPSVAKTIMAVDAERRAIAKALGYDLVAADEAFYRAGFGPKGDLWAAINGSRMLTQLKAPGSLESRWLTEDIPYGLSAWHDVGAQYGVEAPLMRGLVDIASVVMGFDGWTSGRSVRELGIEGMGLEDLNGFLENGY